From Deinococcus sp. LM3:
TTGATCCACCTGCGGCCAGGGGTCACCGAGCCGCAGCAGCGTGGGGGAGCGCCGGGTGCTGTGAAAGTCCACCCCTCCACAGGCCACTCGCGGGCCATCCGCCAGGCGGCGAAATCGTCGCGGCGCTTCTCGAGGAGTTGCAGGCGCTGGGCGAGGGTCAAGGACATGTGGAACACCTTGGTCTGGTGAGCGGCGCAGTGGGCCGGGCAGAGAGCGAACCGGTGAACAGCTGAGGCATCAGGCTCCTGTGGCAAGTCGCAGTGAGGGCCGCCTCCCGGTCGGAGCGGGGAGGCGGGAAGGCAGAACCGGTCTGAGCGTGGGGAAGGGACGGCGCAACAGAGGGACGGCGCACCCCCCGCGTCATCTCATACGGATTCCGTTTGTTTCGCCAACACTCCGGAACTTCACCGGATTGCCGGCTCCACGTCCGGAACCCGCCCCGCTCCCACTCGCTTCGCTCCGATTGAATGGGCTTTGCAGCCCATTCAATCGGAGTCCGTATCAGCGCGGATCCGTACAGGTCAGCCTGACGATCACCGGCTGGGCGCGGTACAGCAGGTCCCCCTTCTGCGCCCCGGGCAGCGCGCTCGGTACTGAGCCGTCGTAAGTCTCTCCCACGGCGTACAGCAGGTTCGTGGCGCGTTCCTCCGTTCCGGCCTGGCTGCCGCACACGGCGTCCAGGCGCGTGGTGTGCTGCTCCCCGACGGCCAGAACGCCGCTCTCGGACTTGACCGTGTGCTCACGTCCCAGCGGCGTGAGCGCGTAATGCACGAAGGACTCGGGTACGCCCTGGTTGGCGAACGCCAGGGTGGAACGGACCGTCTGCCGCACCGGGGCCGTCAGATCGAAGGTGCTGCCTGAAGGCAGGGCGAGCGCGGCGCGCTCCCGCAGCTTGATGCTGGCGCGGATGTTCGGCAGGGCGCTGTCAGGGGTCACCGTGACGATATCGGCGGGCTGGGCGCAGGCACTCCACAACATGCCCGGGGCGAGGGGACGACGCCAGGGCTTCCCGGAGGCCCCTTCCAGCTGACCCACGACCAGTTCACGCCACGACGATCCCCGGAAGGCGTAATTGCCGCTGAGCAGGCGGAAGTCTCCCCGGCCGGGAAAGGCGATGGTGGTCATGACCTTGAACACCTGATCCTCGCCTGCGGTTTTCCAGCCGATCGCCTCCTCATGGAGGATCTCGCGGGTGGCAAAGCCGCTGTCCCCGACCAGTACCACGCCTTTCGGCGTGACGCGGAACTTCAGCCAGGAACCGGAAATCTCCAGACGCAGGGCGCCGTCATGGGGAATGCTCATCCGCATCGAGGCGCTCTGGTTGCCCGACAGGCGATAGACATACTGGAAGCCGTCCTCGCCGTTCTCACGGGCAATATTCTTCTGTTTGCCCTCGACATTGATGACGGGAATCCACGCTCCGTCCTGGACGGCGTAGATTCCGGCGTCGGCGGCGCGACCCTGGCGCGGCTGGCCCCCCAGGTACAGGTAGGGAAACACCGTATTGGTCGCGCGGATGTCCGGCATGAAGGCGGTACCCTCAATGAAGTTCACCGGGCCTGTGCGGGCCGGATCGGTCTGAAAGCGGGAATAGGCTCCGCTCATCTCGTTGCGGCAACGCAGGAAGACGCCATCCGAGGCGTGCCCGGGAGGTGTGGCGGCGCTCTGGGTGCCGAGCGGGCCGAAGACGTCCGGGTCGATTCCGATGGACGGCAGTGGCGCGGCACCCTCACTGAGGTCAAGCGCGTCTTGGCTGGGTTCTTCCGCTCCGGTGGACTGCGTGCCGAGCGTCCCCGCCGGGTGCACGGCAGACTGAGGTGCAGAGGAGAGGTGGCCGCAGGCGGTCAGGAGAAGCGCGGAGGCGGCGAGCAGGCTGAGTCGGTTACGCATGATGACCTTTCCAGGCGCGCCAGGGATGGACGTGCCCCCACCAGGGAGGTGGACTGCTGTGAGGGTGGTGTGCCGAGAGGGCCTTTCGTTGCCGGGTGCCCCGCAGTCGATGGACGCCAGTCACGCAGAGGGGTGTCCTGCTGGAGGCCTGATGCCTGCGGGCTTCTGGCGGTCAGTCGGCTTCTGGAGGGTCACGGGTGTGCCCCTGGGTGAAAGCCGTCGGTGGTTGAGGGGAGGCCGGGAAGCGGCCGACGACCCCACCCCCGCCGGGGCATCCAGTCACCTTCACCGGGCCACCTGACCCAGTGGCACGGGTAATTCACCGTCCGCGGTGGTCTCTCCAGCCAGACAGCGCTGCAGGGCGTCCAGGGCCTCCGGGCGAAAGCCGTAGGTGATCAGTGCGGGCGCATTCACGTCCAGCGCCGCGTACGGATTCCACAGCGCCAGGTGAAGGTCAGGCGTCGCCCCGCGCCAGGCGGGGTGCCGGTGGCGGGCCGTGGTGGCCAGGATCACGGTTCGTCCACGGGCCCGCAGGGCCTGCCAGTCGAGGGGAGCCGGGTCGGTGACGAGCAGGGTCTCGACCTCGTACAGCCCTCCTAGGCGCCGCGCAAGGTCCTGACCACTGACGCCCGCTTCCATCACGTTCTCGCCGGGCACCTCGGCCACGGCGACCAGAGTGACGCCCGCTCCCCGGGGAGGCAGGACCGGATCGCGGTAGCGCGTGAGCCCGCGCGCCCACGCGTCTCCCAGCAGGGAGGCGTCCGCGGTCCGCTGCGGGGGTAGGTACGCCCTGGAGCGGCTGGGGTACTGGCGGGCCAGCGAGTCCAGTCGGGCGAGTTTGTCTGCCACGTCCGGCACCCGTCCGGCGGCGATCGCCTCTTCCACCGCCTGCAGGGTTTCTTCCTGCGCCGAGCGCCGTCCCAGGGCCATCACCATGTCGGCCCCGGCCAGCAGCGCCAGCACGGCCGCCTCGCCGCGCCCGTAGTGGTCGTCGATAGCCTTCATTCCCATCGAGTCGGTGATCACCACGCCGCCGTAGCCCCAGTCGTCCCGTAGCAGCCCGGTCAGCAGCGCGGGGGAGAGCGTCGCAGGCAGGTCCGGATCCAGCGCCGGGTAGACGATATGTGCCGTCATGACGGCGGGCACCTCGGCCTCCCGGAAGGCCCGGCGGAAGGGGACGAACTCGCCCACCTCCAGTTCGGCGCGTCCCTTGGCCACCCGGGGCAGCGCGAGGTGGCTGTCCAGGACGGTGTCCCCGTGGCCCGGGAAATGCTTGACGCAGCCTGCCACGCCCTCCGAGAGCGAACCCTCCAGCCAGGCGAGGGCCAGCTCGGTCACCCGGTCGGGGTCCGACCCGAAGGCGCGGTCCCCAATGACGGGGTTGTGCGGATTCACGTTGAGGTCCAGTACCGGCGCGAAGTTCCAGTTGATTCCCACGGCGGCCAGGGGTCGCGCAACCGCCGCGCCGACCTCGCGGGCCAGGGTGGGGTCGCCGGCCGCCCCCAGGCTCAGGGCGCTGGGGGCGGCCGGCCAGAACGGCGTGCGGAAGACGCCGCCGCCCTCCTGGTCGATGGCGATCAGCGCTCCAGCACCCATCACGTCGCGCAGGTCCGCCACCAGCCGGGCGAGCTGCGGCTCGCTCTCGACGTTCTTGCGAAACAGGCAGACCGCCCGGATCCGGTGGCGGCGCAGATGTTCGCGGGTGTCGGCGTCGAGGTCGGGGCCAGGAATATCGACCATCAGCAGCGGGCCGGCCTGGGGAGCATGTTCGGGCATGGGTCTCCTTTGGAACAAAGTTCCAGTTTGGGCATTGATTGACAGCGGTTTGCTCCAAGAGTAGTCTTATTCCAACTTCACAGTCAATCCTGGAATTTTTCTCCAACCGCGCTGCTCGCTCACCGCGCGGCCATCCAGTTCGCCCGCCTCGCCAAAGGAGTCTCCGTGATTCATCCCCGCCTTGCCCGGAGTGTGCTCGACCGGCTGCACTCGCAACTCATCGTGTCGGTGCAGGCCGATGACGGCAGCCCGCTGCGGGATTCGCGCATCATCGCCGCCCTGGCCTGCGCCGCCGAACTGGGCGGGGCCGCCGGACTGCGCGTCCGCTCGGCCGAGGACGTGCGGGCCGTGCAGAGCGTGAGTGCCTTGCCCCTGATCGGCCTGACGAAGACGTGGCGCGATGACACCGACGTCTACATCACGCCGACCCCGGCGGAGGCTGAGCAGCTGGCCGGACTCGGCTGCGCGATGGTGGCCTTCGACGCGACCCGGCGCCCCCGGCCACACAGCGTTCCCGAACTGATTGGTGCCATCCAGGCGGCAGGAGCGCTGGCGCTGGCAGACGTGGCCACCCTGGCGGAAGCGGCCGCGGCCTTGCACGCGGGGGCCGATCTGGTGAGCACGGCCCTGTCGGGCTATACCCCCGACAGCCCGCAGCAGGAGGCTCCCGATTTCGAGCTGATGCAGGGACTGCACGCCGCCGGCATCCCCTTCCTGGCCGAAGGGCGCCTGAAAACTCCTGCCGACGCCGTGCGCGCCCTGGAACTCGGCGCGCACGCGGTCGTCGTGGGGTCCGCCATCACCCGGCCCGACGACGTCACCCGTTGGTTCACGGCGGCCCTGCGGGACGCTGCCGGGCAGGTGGCCACCCGATGATCGAGGACCGGACGCGGATCACCGGGGCGCTCAGCCGCCTGCGGGCGCAGATAGAGTTGCTGACCCCGGCCCAGCAACGCGCAGCGGCCTATACACTCGAACACCCCGGCGAGGTGATCTACCAGACGGTGACCGAGCTGGCCGAGGCGAGCGGCACCGGAGTGGCGACCGTGATGCGCCTGTGCCGTGACCTGGGCTTCGCCGGCTTTCAGGAATTCAAGCTGGCCCTGGCCGCCGATCTGGCCAGCGTGCAGGGTCCGGTGGACGCCCCCAGCGGCACGCCCGAAAGCCTGATCGCGCACGCCGTCCGCACCTGCTCGCGGGTGCTGGAGGATACCAGCAAGGTGCTCGACCCCCGCGAGCTGGAGCGCGCCCTGAACGCGCTGGCAGGGGCGCCCTGCATTCTGCTCACTGGTCAGGGGGCCAGCGGGGTCACGGCCCTGGACTTCGCCTACAAGCTGCTGCGCCTCGGCCTGAACGCGGCGGCCCTGACGGATCCGCACCTGGCGTCCATGCGCGCCGCCGTCCTGCCACCCGGCTCGGTGGCAGTCGGAATCACCCGCTCGGGCAGCACCGTCGACACCGTGCACGTGCTGCGCCAGGCCCGGGAGCGTGGGGCCTTCGTCGTCGCCATCACCCACCGCGCCCGCAGCCCGGTCACCGAATACGCCGGTTGCACCCTGCACACCGCCTCGCCCGAAGATCCCCTGGGCGGCGGGGCGGTTGCCAGCAAGGTTGGACAGCTGCTGGTGCTCGAGGCCCTCTACACCGGCCTCCATGCCCGGATTCCGGGTGCACAGGAAGCGGTCAGGGCAACCGCTTCTGCCGTTGTGGACAAGAGCTACTAGCGCCCAGAGGAGGACCCGTCATGACCCTGCTCTTTACCTGCTCCGAAAGTGTCCAGCCTCCCCGACACCAACCTGCGGCCTTTCCTCCCGGCACACTCCGCGAAGGCCAGAATGTGACGAACCCATAAATTCAGCCCACCGGGACGCCACGTGCGCCACGCCCGCCTCGTCACGGTTCACCCAAAGCTCTCTCGCCGAAAGGACCCCTCAACCATGCGCAAACAAATTCTGCTGACCGCTGCCCTGCTCGGCCTCTCCACCGCCGCTGCCCAGAAGACCCAGGTGGAGTTCTGGACCATCTCGCTGGCGCCCCTCTTCAACGACGAGATGGAGCGCCTCGCCACCCAGTTCGAGCAGCAGAACCCGAACGTGGACGTGAAATGGGTGGACGTACCCGCCAACGCCATCGAGCAGAAACTGCTGGCCGCCGTCGCCGCCGGTCGCCCGCCCGCCGTGGTCAACCTCAACGCCGACATGATCGTGAAGCTCCAGCAGCAGGGGGCGCTTGAAACCATGAACGGCGTGGGCCAGACGGTCCTGAACACCTACTTCAAGGGCGCGCTGAACACCTTCACGGTGGACGGCAAGGTCTACGGCCTGCCGTGGTACTGGTCACCCAAGGTCGTGGCCTACAACACCGACCTGTTCCGGAAAGCCGGACTCGACCCCAACAATCCGCCGCGCACCATGCAGACCCTGATCGCCGCCGCCAAGCAGATCAAGGACAAGACCGGCATGTACGGCTTCGTGCCCAACATCAACAACCTCGGCTTCCTGTACATGTTCCAGGAAGCGGGCCTGCCGATCCTCTCCAAAGACGGCAAGAAGGCGGTGTTCAACTCACCCCAGCACGTGCGGATGGTGCAGCAGTACGCGGACCTGTACAAGAAAGGCTACATCCCGGAAGACACCATGCGCCGGGGCTTCACGGCCGCGACCGAGCTCTACGGCGCGGGCAAGCTGGGGATGCTCATCACTGGACCGCAGTTCATCCTGCGGGTGGAAAACGACAACAAGACCGTCTACGGTCTGACCAAGGTCGGCCCCTACCCGCTCGACCTGGCCGGCAACGTGATTCACACCCCGCTGATGGCGATGAGCATGCCCAAGGGCGTGCAGAACCGGGACGTGGCCCTCAAACTCGCGAGCTTCCTGACCAACGACGCCAGCCAGCTCGCCTTTTCCAAGGTCACCAAGACGACCTTCCCCTCCACCCAGAAATCCTCGCGTGACGCCTACTTCCAGAAGGCCGGGGCGAGCGCCGTGGAACAGGGGCGCCTCCAGGCAGCCAGGCAGTTGCGCCGCGCCCAGGACCTCACGGTCGTCGTGCCCGACGCCTCCAAGCTGTTCAAGGCCTTCAAGGACAACATGGAGGCTGCGATGGCAGGGACCAAGAGCGCCAAGGAAGCCCTGGACGACGCCGTGAAAGTCTGGAACGCCAGCCTGTAACGCACGCAGCCAGCCAGCGAGCGGGCAGGCCTCTGTCCCCCGCTGGCTTTTCCACGCTGCTCTCTCCAGGAGGTCCCCGTTGCATCCATTCCTGACCCTCACCCTCACGGCCACGCTGTATGGCGCCCCGAGCGCCCTGGCGCTGCCGCTCAAACCCGTCCCCGACGCCTTCCATGCGCTGCCGCTCAAACCCGTCCCCGACGCCTTCCATGCGCTGCCGCCCGCCCAGATCATTCCGGTGCCACAGCGGGCGCAGTATCCGCAGGGCACCTTGCCACTCGCGGGCCTCACGCTGGAAGTGCGCGGCACTGCATACGAACTCCAGGCCGCCGCACGCGACCTGCAAACCGAGTGGATGACCCGCCTGAACACGGCGCTGCCACTGGCGAGCGGCGCGGCGGGCCGCATCGTCATCGGTACCCGCCATGACGCCCGACTGGCGGAGCTCGCGCGGGACAAGGGACTCTTCACCGATCGCCCCGAAGGCTACGCGCTGTGGGTGGACAGCGGTGGAGCAACGGTGGTGGGGGCTGATGCCAGAGGGGCTTACTACGGCGCGCAGACACTGCGGCAGCTGCTGACCCCCACCGGAATCCGCTTCGCGCAGGTCAACGACTTTCCGCAGCTCTCCCAGCGCATGGCGATGCTGTACCTCGACCAGTACAGCAAGGGGATCAACGACGCGCTGATTCCGCTGCTGGCCGGACTGAAGTACAACTCGGTGCTGGTGATGAGCAACTACGTCCAGTGGGACGCCGCCCGGCAGGGCGGCTTCGCGCACCCTGGCGGGGCCAGCAAGGCCGAGGCGGCGCGCATCGCGGACCTCGCCCGCAGCTATGGCCTGGAGCCGATCCCCCTGATCGAGACGCTGGGGCACACCGGGTGGCTCTTTCACGGCGGGGCCAACAGGGACCTGATGCAGGACCCGCAGAGTCAGAACCCATTCGCCTACGACACGCTCAATCCGCGTACCTACGACGTGGTGCTGCCCATCCTGACGGAGGCCGTGAAGACCTTCGGGGCCCGGCGGGTGCATATCGGGCACGACGAGGTCCGCAACCGCGACCGGTTCCCAGCCCGTGAGAACGGCAAGGCGCAGGGCTTCGTGAAGCTCTTTACCGACGACACGCTGCGGCTCTACCACCACCTGAAGTCGCTGGGGGCCGGAACCATGATCTGGCACGATGTGGCCTTCGCCGACGCCTTCCGGGAGCAGATTCCAGCGGCATTGCCGAAGGACATCGAGGTGATGTACTGGGCTTACAACCCGGCTGCCGACTATCCACTGCTCGCGGACATCAAGCGGGCGGGATTCAGCACCTACGCGGCAGGCTGGCGCGACCCGATGAACCCCGAAAGCTTCGCCCGGAGCGCAGCCCGCTCGGAGGTGACAGGCTACGTGCAGACGCGCTGGAGCGGCTATTTCGGCAACCCCAGCATCTGGGACGGGCAGGCCGACCAGGGGGTGGCCTACGTGCGCGGAGCCGCGAGCGCCTGGAATCCCGCCGCTCCACCCGTGCAGAACCCAGCCGCGCGCTACCGCGACCTGTACCGGGGCTCGAGCTACACACCCCAGCACGGGCAACTCGTGAACCTCACCAGCGTGGTCACCCGACCCCTGGCCGACCGTGACGAGACAGGATGGATTCAGAAAGGGCCCGGCACCGACCTCTCGGCGCTCCCGTCCGGCGAAGTGAAGATCGGCGCCTACAGGTTCCTGATCTCAGGCGCGGTCATGACCAGAGGCAGCCGCGCCGCCGTGGGCCAGTTGCCCGAGCGGGTCAGTCTGCCGATCGGAGCGAAAGCAGACGGGATCGCCTTTCTGCACACGACCGGATGGCCCCATCCCACGGATCGCGAGCCAGTCGGCCGCTATGAGATCGAGTTCGCAGACGGCACGCGGCAGGTCCAGCCGCTGGAATACGGCCGCCATATCCGCGCCTGGACCGAGCCGCTGGTCACCAGCATGGTGCAGGCCCCGGCATGGTTCGGCAAGACGAAGGACGGACTGGACGTGTCCCTGGGAGTACTCGAGTGGCGCAATCCGGCGCCGGGCAAGGTCATCAAACAGGTCACGCTGGTCAGCGAGGGCAGGGGCGCCAATCCCACCCTGCTGGGCCTGACACTGTTGGGGGGAACAAGGTGAGTCTACAAAAGAGTTCCGGAGAGCTGCGGCCGGCCGCTCCGCGCCAGCGCGGCACCAGCTGGCGGGTGGGCGCCCGCACCACCCTGATTGCCTACGCCTTCTTGCTGCCCTTCCTGGTGCTGCTGGTCCTCTACAGCTTCTGGCCGGTCGTGTTCGGCACCTACCTGGCCTTTACCGAGTACAACATCATCTCCCCGCCCCGGTGGGTGGGGCTGGAGAACTTCCGCGAACTCGCCGGGGACGAGCAGTTCTGGAGCGGCGTGCGGAGCAGCCTGATCTACCTGCTGGTGGTCCCGGTCATTCAGCTGCTCTCCATCGCGGTGGCGATGCTGGTCAACCGTGACCTGCCGGGCATCGGTCTTTTCCGCACGGCGTACTACGTGCCTGTGGTGACCAGCTTCGCCATCGTCGGGCTGATGTGGACCTGGATGTACCAGCAGGACGGCCCGGTCAATTTCGTGCTGACCCGCCTGGGCCTGATGGACCAGCCGCACTCGCTGCTGAACAACCCCGCGACCGCGCTGCTGGCGGTGATGTTCGTGACGCTCTGGAAGGGCATCGGCTACTACATGGTGCTGTACCTGGCGGGTCTCCAGGGCATTCCCCGCGAACTGGAGGAGGCCGCCGTGATCGACGGTGCCAACCGCCTTCAGGTGTTCTGGCACATCACGCTGCCGGGCCTGCGCCCGATCATCCTGGTGTGTAGCGTGCTGTCCACCATCAGCGCGATCAAGGTCTTCGAGGAGATCTTCGTGATGACCCAGGGCGGCCCGGCAGGCTCCACCTACACGGCCATGTACTACGTCTACACCAAGGCCTTCCAGGACTTTCAGTACGGACAGGCGGCGGCAGCGGGGCTGGTGGTCGCCGCGATCAGCCTGGTCTTCGGCCTGATCAACTTCCGCCTGACGCGCGGCGGCAAGGCCCTGTGATGCGGTTTCCGTCTGTTTCGCTGACAGATCGAAAGGGCGCCGGGTTGTCAGCTCCACGTCCGGAAACCGCCCTGCTCCCACTCTGCGGGGCAGCTCTGCGAGTCGCATCCGCTCGGATTGAAGGGTCTTTGCAGCCCCTTCCACCGGAGTCCGTATGAGTCTGGATTCTGTGACGCCCTCCTCTCCCTTCCGAGGTTTCCTGACATGACGACCCTGCCCCCCCCTCCCGTGACAGCCCAGCAGCTGCGGGCGCGGCGCCGCGCCCGTGGACTGCTCAGCAAGGTACTCACCTACGCCCTGCTGCTGATGATCGCGGTGGTCACCGTGTACCCCTTCTACTGGACCCTGATCACCTCCTTCGAGACGACCGGCGCGATCTACACCCCCAAATTGCTGCCCAGCGGCTTTACCTGGAGCAACTATCAAGCCGTGTTCGAGAACGCGCCCATGCTGCGCTGGGTTCTGAACAGCGTGATCATCTGCTTTTTCGGGGTGGGAGGCAGCGTGATCCTGGCGACGCTGGCCGCCTACCCGCTGGCGCGGATGCGCTTTCCGGGCCGCGACTTCATCTTCTACGCCATCCTGGCCGTGCTGGTGCTGCCCAACGAGGCCGGCCTGATCGTCAACTACATCACGACGGTCAAGCTGGGGTTGCTCCAGAGCGTGCCCGGCGAGTACGCCGCGATCGTGCTGCCCGGCCTCGCCAGCGTGATCGGCCTGTTTCTGCTGCGGCAGGCCTACCTCTCGATTCCGCAGGAGTTGATCGAGGCGGCGCGCATCGATGGCGCCTCGGAACTCACCATCTGGCGGCGGGTGATGATTCCG
This genomic window contains:
- the nagZ gene encoding beta-N-acetylhexosaminidase, translated to MPEHAPQAGPLLMVDIPGPDLDADTREHLRRHRIRAVCLFRKNVESEPQLARLVADLRDVMGAGALIAIDQEGGGVFRTPFWPAAPSALSLGAAGDPTLAREVGAAVARPLAAVGINWNFAPVLDLNVNPHNPVIGDRAFGSDPDRVTELALAWLEGSLSEGVAGCVKHFPGHGDTVLDSHLALPRVAKGRAELEVGEFVPFRRAFREAEVPAVMTAHIVYPALDPDLPATLSPALLTGLLRDDWGYGGVVITDSMGMKAIDDHYGRGEAAVLALLAGADMVMALGRRSAQEETLQAVEEAIAAGRVPDVADKLARLDSLARQYPSRSRAYLPPQRTADASLLGDAWARGLTRYRDPVLPPRGAGVTLVAVAEVPGENVMEAGVSGQDLARRLGGLYEVETLLVTDPAPLDWQALRARGRTVILATTARHRHPAWRGATPDLHLALWNPYAALDVNAPALITYGFRPEALDALQRCLAGETTADGELPVPLGQVAR
- a CDS encoding putative N-acetylmannosamine-6-phosphate 2-epimerase, encoding MIHPRLARSVLDRLHSQLIVSVQADDGSPLRDSRIIAALACAAELGGAAGLRVRSAEDVRAVQSVSALPLIGLTKTWRDDTDVYITPTPAEAEQLAGLGCAMVAFDATRRPRPHSVPELIGAIQAAGALALADVATLAEAAAALHAGADLVSTALSGYTPDSPQQEAPDFELMQGLHAAGIPFLAEGRLKTPADAVRALELGAHAVVVGSAITRPDDVTRWFTAALRDAAGQVATR
- a CDS encoding MurR/RpiR family transcriptional regulator; amino-acid sequence: MIEDRTRITGALSRLRAQIELLTPAQQRAAAYTLEHPGEVIYQTVTELAEASGTGVATVMRLCRDLGFAGFQEFKLALAADLASVQGPVDAPSGTPESLIAHAVRTCSRVLEDTSKVLDPRELERALNALAGAPCILLTGQGASGVTALDFAYKLLRLGLNAAALTDPHLASMRAAVLPPGSVAVGITRSGSTVDTVHVLRQARERGAFVVAITHRARSPVTEYAGCTLHTASPEDPLGGGAVASKVGQLLVLEALYTGLHARIPGAQEAVRATASAVVDKSY
- a CDS encoding sugar ABC transporter substrate-binding protein; this translates as MRKQILLTAALLGLSTAAAQKTQVEFWTISLAPLFNDEMERLATQFEQQNPNVDVKWVDVPANAIEQKLLAAVAAGRPPAVVNLNADMIVKLQQQGALETMNGVGQTVLNTYFKGALNTFTVDGKVYGLPWYWSPKVVAYNTDLFRKAGLDPNNPPRTMQTLIAAAKQIKDKTGMYGFVPNINNLGFLYMFQEAGLPILSKDGKKAVFNSPQHVRMVQQYADLYKKGYIPEDTMRRGFTAATELYGAGKLGMLITGPQFILRVENDNKTVYGLTKVGPYPLDLAGNVIHTPLMAMSMPKGVQNRDVALKLASFLTNDASQLAFSKVTKTTFPSTQKSSRDAYFQKAGASAVEQGRLQAARQLRRAQDLTVVVPDASKLFKAFKDNMEAAMAGTKSAKEALDDAVKVWNASL
- a CDS encoding beta-N-acetylhexosaminidase gives rise to the protein MHPFLTLTLTATLYGAPSALALPLKPVPDAFHALPLKPVPDAFHALPPAQIIPVPQRAQYPQGTLPLAGLTLEVRGTAYELQAAARDLQTEWMTRLNTALPLASGAAGRIVIGTRHDARLAELARDKGLFTDRPEGYALWVDSGGATVVGADARGAYYGAQTLRQLLTPTGIRFAQVNDFPQLSQRMAMLYLDQYSKGINDALIPLLAGLKYNSVLVMSNYVQWDAARQGGFAHPGGASKAEAARIADLARSYGLEPIPLIETLGHTGWLFHGGANRDLMQDPQSQNPFAYDTLNPRTYDVVLPILTEAVKTFGARRVHIGHDEVRNRDRFPARENGKAQGFVKLFTDDTLRLYHHLKSLGAGTMIWHDVAFADAFREQIPAALPKDIEVMYWAYNPAADYPLLADIKRAGFSTYAAGWRDPMNPESFARSAARSEVTGYVQTRWSGYFGNPSIWDGQADQGVAYVRGAASAWNPAAPPVQNPAARYRDLYRGSSYTPQHGQLVNLTSVVTRPLADRDETGWIQKGPGTDLSALPSGEVKIGAYRFLISGAVMTRGSRAAVGQLPERVSLPIGAKADGIAFLHTTGWPHPTDREPVGRYEIEFADGTRQVQPLEYGRHIRAWTEPLVTSMVQAPAWFGKTKDGLDVSLGVLEWRNPAPGKVIKQVTLVSEGRGANPTLLGLTLLGGTR
- a CDS encoding sugar ABC transporter permease; translation: MRPAAPRQRGTSWRVGARTTLIAYAFLLPFLVLLVLYSFWPVVFGTYLAFTEYNIISPPRWVGLENFRELAGDEQFWSGVRSSLIYLLVVPVIQLLSIAVAMLVNRDLPGIGLFRTAYYVPVVTSFAIVGLMWTWMYQQDGPVNFVLTRLGLMDQPHSLLNNPATALLAVMFVTLWKGIGYYMVLYLAGLQGIPRELEEAAVIDGANRLQVFWHITLPGLRPIILVCSVLSTISAIKVFEEIFVMTQGGPAGSTYTAMYYVYTKAFQDFQYGQAAAAGLVVAAISLVFGLINFRLTRGGKAL
- a CDS encoding carbohydrate ABC transporter permease; this translates as MTTLPPPPVTAQQLRARRRARGLLSKVLTYALLLMIAVVTVYPFYWTLITSFETTGAIYTPKLLPSGFTWSNYQAVFENAPMLRWVLNSVIICFFGVGGSVILATLAAYPLARMRFPGRDFIFYAILAVLVLPNEAGLIVNYITTVKLGLLQSVPGEYAAIVLPGLASVIGLFLLRQAYLSIPQELIEAARIDGASELTIWRRVMIPLALPTIAAFALLDFVATWNSFLWARIILNDRELYPLAAGLLELNGLFSTNTRAVAAGTVLTIIPILLIFLFAQRYFMRGIEGAVKG